One part of the Eulemur rufifrons isolate Redbay chromosome 16, OSU_ERuf_1, whole genome shotgun sequence genome encodes these proteins:
- the LOC138396964 gene encoding small ribosomal subunit protein uS9-like isoform X2: MPSKGPLQPVQVSGCKKPATAVVHCRRGNGLIKLLEPVLLLSKEQFAGVDSRVHVKGGGHLAQIYAIHQSIYKALVSYYQKYMDEASKKEIKDILIQYDQTLLLADSGRCESKKFGGPGAHAHYQKS; this comes from the exons ATGCCGTCCAAGGGCCCATTGCAGCCCGTGCAGGTCTCAGGATGCAAGAAACCCGCCACAGCTGTGGTGCATTGCAGACGTGGCAATGGCCTCATCAAG CTACTGGAACCTGTTCTGCTTCTGAGCAAGGAGCAGTTCGCTGGTGTGGACAGCCGTGTCCATGTGAAGGGTGGTGGTCATTTGGCCCAGATTTATGCTATCCATCAGTCCATCTACAAAGCCCTGGTGTCCTATTACCAGAAATACATGGATGAGGCTTCCAAGAAGGAGATCAAAGACATCCTCATCCAGTATGACCAGACCCTGCTGTTAGCTGACTCCGGTCGCTGTGAATCCAAAAAGTTTGGAGGCCCTGGTGCCCATGCTCACTACCAGAAATCTTAA
- the LGALS1 gene encoding galectin-1 — translation MACGLVASNLNLKPGECLRVRGEVAPDAKSFVLNLGKDSNNLCLHFNPRFDAHGDANTIVCNSKDGGAWGAEQRESAFPFQPGSVAEVCITFDQADLTITLPDGYAFKFPNRLNLEAISYMAADGDFKIKCMAFE, via the exons ATGGCTTGT GGTCTGGTCGCCAGCAACCTGAATCTCAAACCTGGGGAGTGCCTCAGAGTGCGTGGTGAGGTGGCCCCCGACGCCAAAAG CTTCGTGCTGAACCTGGGCAAAGACAGCAACAACCTGTGCCTGCACTTCAACCCTCGCTTCGACGCCCACGGGGACGCCAACACTATTGTGTGCAACAGCAAGGACGGCGGGGCCTGGGGGGCCGAGCAGCGGGAGTCTGCCTTTCCCTTCCAGCCTGGAAGTGTAGCTGAG GTGTGCATCACCTTCGACCAGGCAGACCTGACCATCACGCTGCCAGATGGTTACGCGTTCAAGTTCCCCAACCGCCTCAACCTGGAGGCCATCAGCTACATGGCAGCTGACGGTGACTTCAAGATCAAGTGTATGGCCTTTGAGTGA
- the LOC138396964 gene encoding small ribosomal subunit protein uS9-like isoform X1: MPSKGPLQPVQVSGCKKPATAVVHCRRGNGLIKVNGRPLEMIELCTLQYKLLEPVLLLSKEQFAGVDSRVHVKGGGHLAQIYAIHQSIYKALVSYYQKYMDEASKKEIKDILIQYDQTLLLADSGRCESKKFGGPGAHAHYQKS, encoded by the coding sequence ATGCCGTCCAAGGGCCCATTGCAGCCCGTGCAGGTCTCAGGATGCAAGAAACCCGCCACAGCTGTGGTGCATTGCAGACGTGGCAATGGCCTCATCAAGGTGAACGGGCGACCCCTGGAGATGATTGAGCTGTGCACACTGCAATACAAGCTACTGGAACCTGTTCTGCTTCTGAGCAAGGAGCAGTTCGCTGGTGTGGACAGCCGTGTCCATGTGAAGGGTGGTGGTCATTTGGCCCAGATTTATGCTATCCATCAGTCCATCTACAAAGCCCTGGTGTCCTATTACCAGAAATACATGGATGAGGCTTCCAAGAAGGAGATCAAAGACATCCTCATCCAGTATGACCAGACCCTGCTGTTAGCTGACTCCGGTCGCTGTGAATCCAAAAAGTTTGGAGGCCCTGGTGCCCATGCTCACTACCAGAAATCTTAA
- the NOL12 gene encoding nucleolar protein 12, whose amino-acid sequence MGRNKKKRDGDDRRPRLVLSFDEEKRREYLTGFHKRKVERRKAAIEEIKQRLKEEQKKLREERHQEYLKMLAEREEALEEADELDRLVTAKTESVQYDHPNHTVTVTTISDLDLSGARLLGLPPPEQRDGSDEEASSMEKPTKALPRKPGDPLLSQRISSLTASLHAHSRKKLKRKRPRRAQDSTKKPPSATRTSKTQRRRLTGKARHSGE is encoded by the exons ATGGGCCGCAACAAGAAGAAGCGAGACGGTGACGACCGGCGGCCTCGGCTCGTTCTCAGCTTCGACGAAGAGAAGCGGAG GGAGTACCTGACAGGCTTCCACAAGCGGAAGGTGGAGCGGAGGAAGGCAGCCATTGAGGAGATTAAGCAGCGGCTGAAGGAAGAGCAGAAGAAGCTCCGggaggag CGCCACCAAGAATACTTGAAGATGctggcagagagagaagaggcaCTGG AGGAAGCGGATGAGCTGGACCGGCTGGTGACGGCAAAGACAGAGTCAGTGCAGTACGACCACCCCAACCACACAGTCACCGTGACCACCATCAGTGACCTGGACCTCTCAGGGGCCCGGCTGCTGGGGCTGCCCCCGCCTGAG CAAAGGGACGGGTCTGACGAGGAGGCGTCATCCATGGAGAAGCCAACCAAAGCCTTACCCAGGAAGCCCGGAGATCCCCTGCTCTCTCAGCG GATTTCCTCCCTCACAGCGTCTCTGCACGCGCACAGCCGCAAGAAGCTCAAGAGGAAGCGGCCCCGACGGGCCCAGGACTCCACCAAGAAGCCTCCAAGCGCCACTCGGACCAGCAAGACCCAGCGCCGCCGACTAACAGGCAAAGCCCGGCACAGCGGGGAGTGA